A window of the Aliivibrio salmonicida LFI1238 genome harbors these coding sequences:
- the hutH gene encoding histidine ammonia-lyase: protein MYSLEIIPGKLSLKQLREVSRHPTQLSLHPDALPDMITSAEVVAQVIRDGKTVYGINTGFGLLANTCIAEEDLETLQRSIVLSHAAGIGQFMDDATVRLMIVLKVNSLSRGYSGIRPLVVNALIQLVNSEVYPCIPKKGSVGASGDLAPLAHMSTVLLGEGEARYKGEVISGQRALEIAKLDPITLAPKEGLALLNGTQASTAFALEGLFAAEDLYAAATVCGAMTVEAALGSRKPFDSRIHRVRGHRSQMDAALGYRHLLAQNSEIGLSHQCCERVQDPYSLRCQPQVMGACLQQIRNSADTLEIESNSVSDNPLVFAEDGDIISGGNFHAEPIAMAADNLALAIAEIGSLSERRMALLIDSGLSKLPPFLVDNGGVNSGFMIAQVTAAALASENKSLAHPASVDSLPTSANQEDHVSMATFAARRLGDMAENTRGILAVELLASAQGLDFRAPNKSSEKIEQAKAMLRERVDFYDKDRYFAPDIAKANALLLEATYNQLMPESLLPSI, encoded by the coding sequence ATGTATTCATTAGAAATTATTCCAGGCAAGTTATCTCTAAAACAGTTACGTGAAGTTAGCCGTCACCCTACTCAACTTTCACTTCATCCAGACGCTTTACCCGATATGATCACCAGTGCCGAGGTGGTGGCTCAAGTGATCCGAGACGGTAAAACCGTTTATGGCATTAATACCGGGTTTGGGTTGCTCGCCAATACCTGTATTGCAGAAGAAGATCTAGAAACACTGCAACGCAGTATTGTTCTGTCGCATGCTGCGGGTATTGGTCAATTCATGGACGACGCAACCGTTCGGTTAATGATTGTCCTAAAAGTAAACAGCCTTTCTCGCGGATACTCAGGCATTCGTCCACTGGTAGTAAACGCATTAATTCAATTAGTTAACTCTGAGGTGTATCCCTGCATTCCTAAAAAGGGGTCTGTTGGTGCCTCTGGCGATCTTGCTCCTTTAGCTCACATGAGTACCGTTTTATTGGGCGAAGGTGAAGCCCGTTATAAAGGCGAAGTGATTTCAGGTCAAAGAGCCTTAGAAATCGCAAAGTTAGATCCAATAACACTCGCACCAAAAGAAGGATTAGCGCTACTGAACGGAACTCAAGCCTCTACTGCATTTGCTCTAGAAGGTTTATTCGCTGCCGAAGATTTATATGCTGCCGCAACGGTCTGTGGTGCAATGACGGTTGAAGCCGCATTAGGCAGCCGTAAACCGTTTGACTCAAGAATTCATCGTGTTCGTGGGCATCGTAGTCAAATGGACGCCGCATTAGGCTATCGTCATTTATTAGCACAAAACAGTGAAATAGGCTTATCACACCAATGCTGTGAACGAGTACAAGATCCCTATTCACTGCGTTGTCAGCCTCAAGTGATGGGCGCGTGTTTACAACAGATCAGAAACTCTGCCGATACATTAGAGATAGAATCAAACTCCGTATCGGACAATCCTTTAGTATTCGCAGAAGATGGCGATATTATCTCTGGCGGTAACTTTCATGCAGAGCCTATCGCAATGGCTGCGGATAATCTAGCGTTAGCCATTGCAGAAATTGGCAGTTTGTCTGAACGTCGAATGGCACTGCTTATTGACAGTGGATTAAGTAAATTACCGCCATTTTTAGTGGATAACGGCGGAGTAAACTCAGGTTTTATGATCGCGCAAGTCACCGCAGCGGCATTAGCCAGTGAAAACAAAAGTCTTGCTCACCCTGCTTCTGTTGATAGTTTACCAACGTCTGCAAACCAAGAAGATCACGTATCAATGGCAACCTTTGCAGCCCGTCGTTTAGGGGATATGGCCGAAAATACACGCGGGATATTAGCCGTCGAACTGCTCGCTTCGGCTCAAGGGTTAGATTTCAGAGCTCCAAACAAAAGCTCAGAAAAAATAGAACAAGCAAAAGCTATGCTGCGTGAACGTGTCGATTTTTATGACAAAGACCGTTATTTCGCACCAGACATTGCCAAAGCAAACGCCCTATTGCTAGAGGCGACATACAATCAACTAATGCCTGAATCATTATTGCCAAGTATTTGA
- a CDS encoding DUF2164 domain-containing protein, giving the protein MTTITIPKNKRDELIHKFQGYFEQELDMELGQFDGEFLLDFIIKQTGPVFYNQGLADAQTIIERKTQDIADEIYEIEMAEELN; this is encoded by the coding sequence ATGACCACCATTACGATACCAAAAAATAAACGAGATGAATTAATTCACAAATTTCAAGGCTATTTTGAACAAGAACTCGATATGGAATTAGGTCAGTTTGATGGTGAGTTTTTGTTAGATTTTATTATCAAACAAACTGGCCCTGTGTTTTATAATCAAGGCTTAGCGGATGCTCAAACAATTATCGAGCGTAAAACACAAGATATTGCTGATGAAATATACGAAATAGAGATGGCAGAAGAGTTAAATTAA
- a CDS encoding methyl-accepting chemotaxis protein: MQFSLKNTSIRIQILLPVLFTALALFASLWYTAATLEKEQDTIADNTTSFVFYKDQLAKIDDQVYPLRIRAVYAIYDSARRENFYVQMQNEVKSIDKLLNEIEDKKTFRSDAEKVRASVSAYVDFTKKMIDFTTRKEQGLSNNTTQDSMIAQYRKIGNHMVETINDLSQQVNKFSDVLMNESYERNIQVKNTAAITIISVFIISLLTAWWLSGLIVNPIQKLQSLIRRLAEGDLTVQADADGDNEIAQLSNDINTTARQLQATIEELSNINESVASASTELAAVMSEAESNSQKELSEIEQVASAVNELSSTADNVSDNALAADKTARETNELAHAGLDIFAQSTEASEKMASALTDAAVVVNRLKEQSEQINNVVEVIRGVSDQTNLLALNAAIEAAIEAARAGESGRGFAVVADEVRLLAARTQSSTQEIQTIIEALQEQSGLANDSMQSSLDMLELNKELTAKAGDALVGITESINAINDMNTQVATAAEEQSQVTQDINRNVVNMSELVNQNVTGISQSASASSELSRLAEEQKQQLSFFKL; the protein is encoded by the coding sequence ATGCAATTTTCGCTTAAAAATACATCTATTCGTATACAAATATTACTCCCTGTTCTGTTTACTGCTTTAGCTCTTTTTGCTTCTTTATGGTACACGGCGGCGACTCTAGAAAAAGAACAAGACACAATTGCTGACAACACAACCTCATTTGTTTTCTATAAAGATCAACTAGCAAAAATTGATGACCAAGTGTATCCATTACGCATTAGGGCGGTATATGCGATTTATGACTCGGCACGTAGAGAAAACTTCTATGTACAAATGCAAAATGAAGTAAAGTCGATTGATAAATTACTTAATGAAATCGAAGATAAAAAAACATTTCGTAGTGATGCAGAAAAAGTACGTGCTAGCGTTTCTGCCTACGTTGATTTCACGAAAAAAATGATAGATTTCACCACTCGTAAAGAACAAGGTCTTTCAAACAACACAACTCAAGACTCGATGATTGCTCAATACCGCAAGATAGGCAACCATATGGTCGAGACCATTAATGACCTATCTCAGCAGGTAAATAAGTTTTCTGACGTTCTAATGAATGAAAGCTACGAAAGAAACATTCAAGTAAAAAATACGGCAGCAATTACTATCATCTCAGTATTTATTATTTCACTGCTTACTGCTTGGTGGTTATCTGGGTTAATCGTAAACCCTATCCAAAAGCTGCAATCACTGATCCGTCGTTTAGCTGAAGGCGATTTAACCGTTCAAGCTGATGCCGATGGTGATAATGAAATTGCTCAACTGAGTAACGACATCAATACAACGGCTCGTCAGCTTCAAGCAACCATTGAAGAGTTAAGTAACATTAATGAAAGCGTCGCTTCAGCGTCTACTGAGCTTGCCGCTGTGATGAGTGAAGCGGAATCAAACTCGCAAAAAGAATTAAGCGAAATAGAACAAGTTGCTTCAGCAGTCAATGAACTATCAAGCACTGCTGATAACGTAAGTGATAATGCGCTTGCCGCTGATAAAACAGCTCGTGAAACCAATGAATTGGCGCATGCAGGTTTAGATATCTTTGCTCAAAGTACTGAAGCAAGCGAGAAAATGGCTTCAGCATTGACTGATGCTGCTGTTGTTGTTAATCGCCTAAAAGAGCAATCAGAACAAATCAATAATGTCGTTGAAGTGATTCGTGGGGTTTCAGACCAAACTAACTTACTTGCACTCAATGCGGCTATCGAAGCGGCTATCGAAGCGGCTCGTGCGGGTGAATCTGGTCGTGGCTTTGCCGTCGTTGCTGATGAAGTTCGTTTACTTGCTGCTCGTACTCAATCATCAACTCAAGAAATTCAAACGATCATTGAAGCGCTTCAAGAGCAATCAGGTTTAGCTAACGACAGCATGCAATCAAGCCTTGATATGTTAGAGCTAAATAAAGAGCTAACAGCAAAAGCAGGTGATGCTCTGGTTGGTATTACCGAATCTATCAATGCGATTAATGATATGAATACTCAAGTTGCAACTGCGGCTGAAGAGCAATCTCAAGTAACTCAAGATATTAACCGCAATGTCGTTAATATGTCTGAGCTTGTGAATCAAAACGTCACGGGCATTAGCCAAAGTGCAAGTGCAAGCTCTGAGTTATCAAGATTAGCAGAAGAACAAAAACAACAATTGTCATTCTTCAAATTATAA
- the copI gene encoding copper-resistant cuproprotein CopI, producing the protein MKKTVLAIALSLVASSAMAEMDHSKMDHGSMDMKGMDMSKMDHSKMNMKDMDMSKMEGMSMDDMNAVGMPATGMKANKVVHVILSDDMKITFKKEVDIEPNDIVQFVIMNTGKIDHEFSIGNETEQLEHREMMKKMTSGHAHDSGSTVTVQPGKAKQITWHFHGDNHVEFACNIPGHAEAGMVKKITL; encoded by the coding sequence ATGAAAAAAACAGTATTAGCAATAGCACTATCATTGGTAGCGAGTTCTGCAATGGCAGAAATGGACCACAGTAAAATGGATCACGGTTCAATGGATATGAAAGGAATGGACATGAGTAAGATGGATCATTCCAAAATGAATATGAAAGACATGGATATGAGCAAGATGGAAGGCATGTCTATGGACGATATGAATGCGGTAGGGATGCCAGCAACTGGCATGAAAGCAAATAAAGTCGTTCATGTCATTTTATCTGACGATATGAAAATTACCTTTAAAAAAGAAGTCGATATTGAACCTAATGATATCGTTCAATTTGTGATTATGAATACAGGTAAAATCGATCATGAGTTCTCAATTGGTAATGAAACCGAGCAATTAGAACACCGTGAAATGATGAAGAAAATGACATCAGGTCATGCACATGACAGTGGTAGCACAGTCACAGTTCAACCAGGTAAGGCGAAGCAAATTACGTGGCATTTCCATGGTGATAATCACGTAGAGTTTGCGTGTAATATTCCAGGGCATGCAGAAGCAGGGATGGTAAAGAAAATAACGTTATAA
- a CDS encoding efflux RND transporter permease subunit, translating to MIPAIIRWSIKNRFLVLVATFALVVAGIYSVKNTPVDALPDLSDVQVIIKTSYPGQAPQVVEDQVTYPLTTAMLAVPGAETVRGFSFFGDSYVYIIFNDDTDMYWARSRVLEYLSQVAPRLPAEAKPTLGPDATGVGWVYSYVLQDKTGKHDLAELRSLQDWFLKYELQTVDGVSEVATVGGMVKQYQVEIDPDKLRAYNLTLQQINKAIKEGNQEAGASVIEVAEAEHMVRTSGYLSSIEDIKSLPLKVTDKGTPLLLGDIADINLGPQMRRGISEFNGEGEAVGGVIVMRFGENASNVISNVKEKLAQLQKGLPEGVEIKATYDRSKLIDHAVTNLWEKLAEEFIVVAIVCALFLFHIRSSLVIALSLPVGILCAFIVMHWQGINANIMSLGGIAIAIGAMVDGAIVMIENVHKHIEKTPLTDENRWQVIGKAAEEVGPPLFFSLLIITLSFVPVFALEGQEGKMFSPLAFTKTFAMAASAGLAITLVPVLMGYFVRGKILPENKNPINKTLVALYRPLLNLSLRFPKTILLVAVILMGSSYYPISKMGSEFIPPLDEGDLMYMPTTYPGISIGKARELLQQTNKLIKTVPEVDTVWGKVGRAETATDPAPLTMIETVIQFKPKNEWRDGVTTESIKKELDQLIQFPGITNAWVMPIKTRIDMLATGIKTPIGIKIAGPDLNVIEKIGAELEPILNNVKGTTSVYAERVAGGRYINIDIKRRQAARYGLNIKDIQQVISTAVGGMNVGETIEGLERYPINVRYPQSYRDSVVKLQNLPLITANGARIALADVADIRYEDGPPMIKTENARPNGWVFVDIDGRDLGSYVHEAQQAVHDQLDLPAGYSLGWSGQYEYMERAKEKLTTVIPVTIAIIMLLLYLSFKRVGEVLIIMGTLPLAMVGGLWLMHILNFNFSIAVGVGFIALSGVAVEIGVIMLVYLNQAWDEKQATAKENSNSVTQQDLTLAIGEGAGLRVRPVMMTVLTVIIGLIPIMYGSGTGSEVMQRIAAPMIGGMASALLLTLVVIPAVFKLWKQRLCKDF from the coding sequence ATGATCCCCGCCATTATTCGTTGGTCGATTAAAAATCGATTTTTAGTTCTGGTTGCGACTTTTGCTTTAGTTGTTGCAGGAATTTACAGTGTAAAGAATACACCAGTCGATGCTTTGCCGGATCTTTCAGATGTTCAAGTGATCATTAAAACCAGCTACCCAGGTCAAGCCCCTCAAGTGGTGGAAGATCAGGTGACTTACCCGTTAACTACCGCCATGCTTGCGGTTCCGGGAGCGGAAACGGTTCGTGGTTTTTCATTCTTTGGTGATTCCTATGTTTATATCATTTTTAATGATGATACTGACATGTACTGGGCGCGTTCGAGGGTGTTAGAGTATTTAAGCCAAGTTGCGCCTAGATTACCCGCAGAGGCAAAGCCCACATTAGGGCCCGATGCGACAGGGGTGGGCTGGGTATACAGTTATGTATTACAAGATAAAACCGGTAAACACGATTTAGCCGAATTACGCAGCTTGCAAGATTGGTTCTTAAAATACGAACTGCAAACGGTCGATGGCGTATCAGAAGTTGCGACCGTCGGCGGGATGGTGAAGCAATATCAGGTGGAAATTGATCCTGATAAACTACGAGCTTATAACCTAACGCTACAACAAATTAATAAAGCCATTAAAGAGGGGAATCAAGAGGCGGGCGCTTCGGTTATCGAAGTCGCGGAAGCTGAACACATGGTTCGTACATCGGGTTACTTAAGCAGTATTGAAGACATAAAATCATTGCCGCTAAAAGTAACCGATAAGGGAACGCCTTTATTGCTTGGTGATATCGCTGATATTAATCTTGGACCACAAATGCGCCGTGGTATCTCTGAATTTAATGGAGAAGGCGAAGCCGTTGGTGGTGTGATTGTCATGCGCTTTGGTGAAAATGCCAGTAACGTCATTTCAAATGTAAAAGAGAAATTGGCTCAATTACAAAAAGGCTTACCGGAAGGGGTAGAAATTAAAGCGACTTATGATCGCTCTAAACTTATTGACCATGCAGTAACAAATTTATGGGAGAAATTGGCTGAAGAGTTTATCGTTGTTGCCATTGTTTGTGCTTTATTCTTATTTCACATTCGTTCTTCGTTGGTTATCGCATTAAGTCTGCCTGTTGGGATCCTTTGTGCGTTCATTGTTATGCATTGGCAAGGTATTAATGCCAACATCATGTCATTAGGCGGTATCGCAATTGCCATTGGTGCAATGGTTGATGGTGCTATCGTAATGATAGAAAACGTCCATAAACACATAGAAAAAACACCATTAACGGACGAAAATCGTTGGCAGGTAATAGGGAAAGCGGCAGAAGAAGTTGGACCTCCACTCTTTTTCTCATTGCTTATCATTACCTTAAGCTTTGTTCCTGTATTTGCATTAGAAGGCCAAGAAGGGAAGATGTTCTCTCCATTAGCCTTCACTAAAACCTTTGCAATGGCGGCTTCTGCTGGCCTAGCAATTACCTTAGTACCTGTATTAATGGGCTATTTCGTTCGAGGTAAAATATTGCCTGAGAACAAAAACCCAATAAACAAAACGCTAGTGGCACTTTACAGACCATTACTGAATTTGAGTTTACGCTTTCCAAAAACGATACTTTTGGTTGCCGTTATCTTAATGGGATCGTCATATTATCCAATCTCTAAAATGGGCAGTGAGTTTATCCCACCATTGGATGAGGGCGATTTAATGTACATGCCAACGACATATCCAGGGATCTCTATTGGTAAAGCGCGTGAACTATTACAGCAAACCAATAAATTAATTAAAACCGTTCCAGAAGTCGATACCGTGTGGGGAAAAGTGGGGCGAGCAGAAACAGCAACCGATCCGGCACCATTAACCATGATAGAGACGGTTATTCAGTTCAAGCCTAAAAATGAATGGCGTGACGGTGTAACTACTGAGTCAATTAAAAAAGAGCTAGACCAATTGATTCAATTTCCTGGAATAACAAATGCGTGGGTGATGCCAATCAAAACGCGCATCGATATGCTAGCAACAGGAATTAAAACCCCAATAGGGATAAAGATAGCGGGACCCGATCTTAACGTAATAGAAAAGATCGGCGCAGAGTTAGAACCTATTTTAAATAACGTTAAAGGAACCACCTCGGTTTATGCAGAGCGAGTCGCTGGTGGGCGTTATATAAATATCGATATAAAACGTCGTCAAGCCGCTCGATATGGTTTGAATATTAAAGACATTCAACAAGTGATATCAACCGCAGTGGGTGGTATGAATGTAGGTGAAACCATTGAAGGATTAGAGCGTTACCCAATTAATGTTCGTTATCCACAATCGTATCGTGATTCTGTTGTTAAGTTGCAGAACTTGCCATTGATAACGGCGAACGGTGCTCGAATTGCCTTAGCTGATGTCGCGGATATTCGTTATGAAGATGGTCCTCCGATGATAAAAACAGAAAACGCACGACCTAATGGTTGGGTGTTTGTCGATATTGACGGTCGAGATCTAGGTTCTTATGTGCATGAGGCTCAACAAGCAGTGCATGATCAATTGGATTTACCCGCGGGCTATTCCCTTGGTTGGTCTGGCCAATACGAATACATGGAACGAGCAAAAGAGAAATTAACGACGGTTATTCCTGTAACCATCGCGATTATTATGCTGCTTTTGTATTTAAGTTTTAAACGAGTTGGTGAAGTGTTAATTATCATGGGGACATTGCCGTTAGCTATGGTTGGCGGTCTGTGGCTAATGCACATCTTAAACTTTAATTTTTCGATTGCCGTTGGTGTAGGGTTTATTGCTTTATCCGGTGTTGCGGTTGAGATTGGTGTGATCATGTTGGTGTATTTGAACCAAGCATGGGATGAAAAACAAGCGACAGCAAAAGAAAACAGTAACTCGGTAACACAACAAGATTTAACGTTAGCCATTGGTGAGGGCGCAGGATTACGTGTTCGTCCTGTCATGATGACGGTACTGACAGTGATCATCGGTTTAATTCCAATTATGTATGGCTCCGGTACCGGATCAGAAGTAATGCAGCGTATTGCAGCCCCAATGATAGGCGGGATGGCGTCGGCATTATTATTGACCTTAGTCGTTATCCCTGCGGTATTCAAATTATGGAAACAGCGTTTGTGTAAAGATTTTTAA
- a CDS encoding efflux RND transporter periplasmic adaptor subunit — MKPVKIALLSVVIGGVVGAASMNLYSGHTMSAMAMTAQENSASSSSDPLYWVAPMDANYRRDQPGKSPMGMDLVPVYANDAKGEKSPAGTVTIDPSVVNNLGVKSAFVEKTILSPNIDTVGYIAFDESKLWQVNVRVAGWVEKLNINAIGEKVNKGDVLFTLYSPELVKAQEELLNAYRTGRKGLVKGARERLQSLGVDKTQVNSIVRNGKSNKNIEIKAISSGVIASLNIREGGYLSPSQIIISAGPLENVWVDAEVFERQAHWLSSGNKAVMTLDAVPGKRWEGEVDYVYPILDPKTRTMRMRLKFDNQDGALKPNMLANITIHPKTKEEVLTIPRQAVIRSNGMARVVLDEGNGKYRSARVIAGREAGNKVEIVKGLKENDKVVTSAQFLLDSESSKTAELSRINGPENSVWISGNITMLMADFGMVTFDHKAVSQWDWKAGEMNFSVEKEIDLASFREGEAVQFLVQKVNDEYQLIEIEKEGALL, encoded by the coding sequence ATGAAACCAGTTAAAATAGCATTACTTTCAGTTGTTATTGGCGGTGTTGTTGGTGCAGCGAGCATGAATTTATACTCGGGACATACAATGAGCGCAATGGCGATGACGGCTCAAGAAAATAGCGCATCATCAAGCAGTGATCCTTTGTATTGGGTTGCTCCAATGGATGCCAATTATCGTAGAGATCAGCCGGGTAAATCACCAATGGGTATGGATTTAGTGCCTGTTTATGCCAACGATGCAAAAGGTGAGAAGTCACCAGCGGGTACCGTAACAATAGATCCAAGCGTGGTGAACAATTTAGGCGTAAAAAGTGCTTTTGTTGAGAAAACGATCCTGTCTCCAAATATAGATACCGTGGGTTATATCGCGTTTGATGAAAGTAAGTTGTGGCAAGTAAACGTACGTGTAGCGGGCTGGGTTGAAAAGCTAAATATCAATGCCATAGGTGAAAAGGTAAATAAGGGCGATGTGTTATTTACTCTTTACTCTCCTGAATTGGTGAAAGCACAAGAAGAACTACTAAACGCGTATCGAACAGGTCGAAAAGGACTGGTCAAAGGCGCAAGAGAACGGTTGCAGTCATTGGGTGTGGATAAAACTCAAGTTAATTCTATTGTTAGAAACGGTAAATCAAATAAAAACATAGAGATAAAAGCCATTTCAAGCGGTGTCATTGCGAGTTTAAATATTCGAGAAGGTGGCTATTTATCACCCTCTCAAATCATTATTAGTGCTGGACCTTTAGAAAATGTGTGGGTAGATGCTGAAGTTTTTGAACGTCAGGCTCACTGGTTATCTTCTGGTAATAAAGCGGTGATGACGTTAGATGCGGTCCCTGGGAAACGATGGGAAGGTGAAGTGGATTACGTTTATCCGATTTTGGATCCAAAAACACGAACCATGCGCATGCGTTTAAAATTTGATAACCAAGACGGTGCATTGAAACCAAATATGTTAGCGAACATCACCATTCACCCTAAAACAAAAGAAGAAGTATTAACAATACCTCGCCAAGCGGTCATTCGTTCAAATGGCATGGCGCGGGTGGTATTGGATGAAGGTAATGGGAAATATCGCTCAGCTCGAGTTATCGCTGGTCGCGAAGCAGGCAATAAAGTAGAAATAGTTAAGGGATTGAAAGAAAACGATAAAGTAGTCACGTCAGCTCAATTCTTATTGGATTCTGAATCAAGTAAGACGGCAGAATTAAGTCGAATTAATGGTCCTGAAAACAGTGTTTGGATTTCGGGCAATATTACTATGTTAATGGCTGATTTTGGCATGGTTACCTTTGATCATAAAGCCGTCTCACAATGGGATTGGAAAGCGGGTGAAATGAATTTTTCGGTTGAGAAAGAGATTGATTTGGCTTCTTTTCGTGAAGGTGAAGCAGTTCAGTTTTTAGTTCAAAAAGTGAATGATGAATATCAATTGATTGAGATTGAAAAAGAAGGGGCGTTATTATGA
- a CDS encoding TolC family protein, translated as MKNTLRTRSKKVWLASMISLLLSGQALAESQLTQLIEQALSSDASREQIYAQSQALRSTGIASSTLADPTLKVGFGGLPVDSFKFDDDPMTNISVGLMQKFGRGSSLDLQQKQTGQQADVLAMQIQVRELDVANTITQLWIELGFLQKAEAILHENRQLLSEMERYINTNYAIGKSESQDLLQAQLQLTRLDEKLQTNRQLQGRIYAQLSEWLPNLADQKSKEITPLEWSTLERLLARKLPQETEFYDLLNSNPTVKMSELTITATKTRVDIANESYSPQFGVEVMYGYRQANGMGGQPASDLVSAYLTMDIPLFTDKRQDQNYAAAQYQVGSAKSQRDVLLRQLNAKVNSLLVDKVNFEQRLSRYNNTLLPQAKERTKAVERDYENNTAQFNDVISAANDELSIELEKQRLFSDLSKTYSNLAFYLNGFDYAVSAPQITPSEH; from the coding sequence ATGAAAAACACATTACGTACACGCTCTAAAAAAGTGTGGTTAGCTTCAATGATCTCGCTATTACTTTCAGGTCAAGCTTTGGCAGAAAGTCAATTGACGCAGCTTATCGAACAAGCGTTGTCTTCAGATGCAAGTCGGGAGCAAATATACGCGCAATCACAAGCACTACGCTCCACTGGTATTGCAAGTTCAACGCTTGCTGATCCTACTCTTAAAGTCGGATTTGGTGGGCTACCAGTAGACAGTTTTAAGTTTGATGACGATCCAATGACCAATATTTCTGTCGGATTAATGCAGAAGTTTGGGCGAGGCTCAAGTTTAGATTTACAACAAAAGCAAACTGGGCAGCAAGCGGATGTATTGGCGATGCAAATTCAAGTTCGTGAACTCGATGTCGCAAATACAATCACCCAACTGTGGATAGAGCTAGGCTTCTTACAAAAAGCAGAGGCGATTTTGCATGAAAACCGTCAGCTATTGTCTGAAATGGAAAGATACATTAATACCAATTACGCCATTGGTAAAAGCGAAAGTCAGGATCTTCTTCAAGCACAGCTTCAGCTAACTCGACTCGATGAGAAGTTGCAAACAAATCGTCAATTACAAGGACGAATTTATGCGCAGCTTAGCGAATGGCTACCTAACTTAGCGGATCAAAAATCAAAAGAAATAACACCACTAGAGTGGTCTACCTTAGAGCGACTATTAGCGAGAAAATTACCTCAAGAAACTGAATTTTATGACTTATTAAATTCAAACCCAACCGTAAAAATGAGTGAACTCACGATCACAGCAACAAAAACAAGAGTAGATATTGCCAATGAATCTTACTCTCCTCAATTTGGTGTCGAGGTCATGTACGGTTACCGTCAAGCGAATGGAATGGGGGGACAACCCGCCTCTGATTTAGTCAGCGCTTATTTAACGATGGACATCCCTCTGTTTACCGATAAACGTCAAGATCAAAATTATGCGGCTGCACAATATCAAGTGGGTTCTGCGAAATCACAACGTGATGTGCTATTACGACAATTGAACGCCAAAGTGAATTCATTGTTGGTGGATAAAGTGAATTTTGAACAACGTCTTTCTCGTTACAACAATACGTTATTACCTCAAGCAAAAGAAAGAACCAAAGCGGTAGAACGAGATTATGAAAATAATACGGCACAATTTAATGATGTGATTTCCGCAGCCAATGATGAGCTGAGTATTGAGTTAGAGAAACAGCGTTTATTCAGTGATTTAAGTAAAACATACAGTAACTTAGCTTTTTATTTAAATGGCTTTGATTATGCCGTATCTGCACCACAAATAACCCCGTCTGAGCATTAA